One window of the Fusobacterium animalis 7_1 genome contains the following:
- a CDS encoding GspE/PulE family protein, whose product MENSSEKIEKYFKKTINSTMNNNKNSYIEDIEELFIRENVSSNKGIFSILLEAIKFSASDIHIEALTDKIRIRYRINGILKEVAEIDKTFLSSIVSKLKILSSLDIVEKRKPQDGRFSLKYKGREIDFRTSIIPTMNGEKIVIRILDKFNYNFTLEDLYLSEQNKRIFYKTINQNNGIILVNGPTGSGKSSTLYSILKYKNREEVNISTVEDPIEYQIEGINQVQCRNEIGLGFATILRALLRQDPDILMVGEIRDKETAEIAVKASLTGHLVFSTLHSNDSLGCINRLVNLGIDSYLLSLVLQMVVSQRLVRKLCPHCKKEDENYKEKLKSLNLMEEKYRDIKFYTSEGCEKCMGTGYMGRIPVFEIIYFDDILKDMLAQKKETKQNFKTLLDDAMDKAKEGLTSLDEIMRQL is encoded by the coding sequence ATGGAAAATAGTTCTGAAAAAATAGAAAAATATTTTAAGAAAACTATCAATAGTACTATGAACAATAATAAAAATTCATATATTGAAGATATAGAAGAATTATTTATCCGTGAAAATGTCAGTTCTAATAAAGGAATTTTTTCAATATTGTTAGAAGCTATAAAGTTTTCAGCAAGTGATATTCATATTGAAGCATTAACAGATAAAATAAGAATAAGATATAGAATTAATGGCATTTTAAAAGAAGTTGCAGAAATTGATAAAACTTTTTTATCTTCAATAGTTTCTAAATTAAAGATTTTATCTTCTCTTGATATAGTTGAAAAGAGAAAGCCCCAAGATGGTAGATTTTCATTGAAATATAAGGGAAGAGAAATTGATTTTAGAACTTCTATTATACCAACTATGAATGGAGAGAAGATAGTAATTAGAATTTTAGATAAATTCAACTATAATTTTACCTTAGAAGATTTATATTTATCAGAACAAAATAAAAGAATTTTCTATAAGACCATAAATCAAAATAATGGAATTATTTTAGTAAATGGACCAACAGGTTCAGGAAAATCAAGTACACTATACAGTATTTTAAAATATAAAAATAGGGAAGAAGTTAATATTTCAACTGTTGAAGACCCTATTGAATATCAAATTGAAGGAATAAATCAAGTACAATGTAGAAATGAAATAGGGTTAGGTTTTGCAACAATTTTAAGGGCATTGTTAAGACAAGACCCAGATATTTTAATGGTAGGAGAAATAAGAGATAAGGAAACAGCAGAGATTGCAGTTAAAGCTTCACTCACAGGACATTTAGTTTTTTCAACTCTACACTCAAATGATAGCTTAGGTTGTATAAATAGGCTAGTAAATTTAGGAATTGATAGTTATTTATTGAGTTTAGTTTTGCAGATGGTAGTATCCCAAAGATTAGTTAGAAAACTTTGCCCTCATTGTAAAAAAGAAGATGAGAATTATAAAGAAAAGTTAAAAAGTTTAAATTTAATGGAAGAAAAATATAGAGATATAAAATTCTATACATCTGAGGGTTGCGAAAAGTGTATGGGAACTGGCTATATGGGAAGAATACCTGTTTTTGAAATAATATATTTTGATGATATTTTAAAAGATATGTTAGCACAGAAAAAGGAGACAAAACAAAATTTTAAAACTTTACTTGATGATGCAATGGATAAGGCAAAAGAGGGCTTGACTTCCTTAGATGAGATAATGAGGCAACTATGA
- a CDS encoding type II secretion system F family protein — MKNKKEKILFFTNELAIMLKSGLTFTTAIEIILKEEKDKNFKEVLRKIHKNLIAGKSIFESFKNFDKIFGNTYLYMLKIGEVSGSITERLEDISRSLEFDLANQKKLGGILVYPIVVISLTLIIVTFLLTFILPNFITIFEENQVELPLITRILLFISRNFHYILFFIVALILIIFFINMYINNNKSKRIKKDKWLLNIRLFGELKKLSLSSDLYHSFSILLSVGIGIIESVEILYINNNNYYIKENLLEVKKSLLAGNNIATALKKLNLYNERFSILITAGEESGYLSENLLQISKILKQDFEYKLKKLMSLLEPMVVVFLGLIVAFVVVAIYLPILSIGDVFSQ, encoded by the coding sequence ATGAAAAATAAAAAAGAAAAAATTTTATTTTTTACTAATGAACTGGCAATAATGTTAAAAAGTGGTTTAACTTTTACAACTGCCATTGAAATAATATTAAAAGAAGAAAAGGATAAGAATTTTAAAGAAGTTTTAAGGAAAATTCATAAAAATTTAATAGCAGGAAAAAGTATTTTTGAAAGTTTTAAGAATTTTGACAAGATTTTTGGGAATACTTATTTATATATGTTGAAAATTGGAGAAGTCAGTGGAAGTATTACAGAAAGATTAGAAGATATTTCCAGATCTTTGGAATTTGATTTAGCAAACCAAAAGAAATTAGGAGGAATATTAGTTTATCCGATAGTTGTTATAAGTTTAACTCTTATAATAGTAACTTTTTTGCTGACTTTTATACTTCCAAATTTTATTACAATTTTTGAAGAAAACCAAGTTGAATTACCTTTAATAACAAGAATTTTATTATTTATTTCAAGGAATTTTCATTATATTTTATTTTTTATAGTAGCCTTAATTTTAATAATATTTTTTATAAATATGTATATAAATAATAATAAATCAAAAAGAATTAAAAAAGATAAGTGGCTTTTAAATATAAGATTATTTGGAGAATTGAAAAAATTATCTTTAAGTTCAGATTTATATCATTCATTTTCTATTCTTCTAAGTGTAGGGATAGGGATAATTGAAAGTGTAGAGATTTTGTATATAAACAATAATAACTATTATATAAAAGAGAATTTATTGGAAGTTAAAAAATCGTTATTAGCAGGAAATAATATAGCAACTGCTTTAAAAAAATTAAATTTATACAATGAGAGATTTTCAATTTTAATTACTGCTGGTGAAGAAAGTGGTTATTTATCAGAAAACTTATTGCAGATTTCAAAAATATTAAAACAAGATTTTGAATATAAACTAAAAAAATTAATGTCTTTATTAGAACCTATGGTAGTAGTATTCTTAGGACTTATTGTAGCTTTTGTTGTTGTGGCAATATATTTACCAATACTATCAATAGGAGATGTGTTTAGTCAATAA
- a CDS encoding type II secretion system protein has translation MKNRGFSLIEIVVAVAIMGILSGIVGLQLRSYIAKSKDTKAVATLNTLRVAAQLYQLENEKPLIEDSSKYEDKEEIKKALEKLEPYLDNNAKVIIKEPEMAIGGSREVKSNGDLGKIKYGGKVKITFKDPNGNNSDDGYYMWLKQDDGTENGDIKGNKWIEF, from the coding sequence ATGAAAAATCGTGGTTTTTCTTTGATTGAAATTGTTGTAGCAGTGGCAATAATGGGGATATTATCGGGAATTGTAGGCTTACAGTTAAGGAGTTATATTGCAAAATCAAAGGATACTAAGGCAGTTGCAACTCTTAATACTTTACGTGTAGCTGCACAGCTTTATCAACTAGAAAATGAAAAACCTTTAATTGAAGATAGTTCAAAATATGAAGATAAAGAAGAAATTAAAAAAGCTTTAGAAAAGCTAGAACCTTATCTTGATAATAATGCAAAAGTAATAATAAAAGAACCTGAAATGGCAATAGGTGGTTCAAGAGAAGTTAAATCAAATGGAGATTTAGGAAAAATTAAATATGGAGGAAAAGTAAAAATTACTTTTAAAGATCCAAATGGGAATAATAGTGATGATGGCTACTATATGTGGCTAAAACAAGATGATGGGACAGAAAACGGAGATATAAAAGGAAATAAATGGATAGAATTTTAA
- a CDS encoding prepilin peptidase: MDRILIILLYFLLFLVMYIDINKKYIPNILNFSILVLSIFICGIDKIDSFFIGASCYTLPILIFYGYISDVLKKEVFGFGDIKLIIALGGLLYQGEINIFLQIYIFYLLVFSLATLYIIIYIVISYCRNKSVKIRGVELAFAPYICLAFIIIYNFNLVEKIIEKI, encoded by the coding sequence ATGGATAGAATTTTAATAATATTGCTATATTTCCTATTATTTTTAGTTATGTATATAGATATAAATAAAAAATATATTCCTAATATTTTAAATTTTTCTATTCTAGTTCTTTCTATATTTATTTGTGGGATAGATAAAATTGATAGTTTTTTTATAGGGGCATCTTGCTATACTTTACCAATTTTGATTTTCTATGGTTATATATCCGATGTTTTGAAAAAAGAAGTCTTTGGTTTTGGTGATATAAAATTGATAATTGCTTTGGGAGGACTTCTATATCAGGGAGAGATAAATATTTTTTTACAAATTTATATATTTTATCTTTTAGTATTTTCGTTAGCGACCCTTTATATTATTATCTATATAGTTATAAGTTATTGTAGAAATAAATCAGTGAAGATTAGAGGTGTAGAGTTAGCATTTGCCCCTTATATATGTTTAGCTTTTATTATTATTTATAATTTTAATTTAGTAGAAAAAATAATTGAAAAAATTTAA
- a CDS encoding type II secretion system protein, whose protein sequence is MNKNKAFSLMEVIVSVFILILVLIPSIKLNIQQIKTYSKIRNADSELHFFTSLNNYLKSENIINSHLEFNNYSDFITTFNNFGNSFQNLKNKNFKLIIDMEKTEIDFSNRKENASLIKVEYRGDKKIYKNTLLKFEE, encoded by the coding sequence ATGAATAAAAATAAAGCCTTCTCTTTAATGGAAGTTATAGTTTCAGTATTTATTTTAATTTTGGTTTTAATACCAAGCATAAAATTGAATATACAACAAATAAAAACTTATTCTAAGATAAGAAATGCTGATAGTGAGTTACATTTTTTTACTTCTTTAAATAATTATTTAAAGTCAGAAAATATAATAAATTCTCACTTAGAATTTAATAATTATTCTGATTTTATAACAACATTTAATAATTTTGGAAATTCCTTTCAAAATCTTAAAAATAAAAATTTTAAATTAATAATAGATATGGAAAAAACAGAAATAGATTTTTCAAATAGGAAAGAAAATGCAAGTTTAATTAAGGTGGAATATAGAGGAGATAAAAAAATTTATAAAAATACTCTTTTAAAATTTGAGGAATAA
- a CDS encoding PilN domain-containing protein: protein MFKKILPLSHIDDCIIDRDISKNTILNLENKFFSIFKIQVENIINEEDRIEKLEDRLEVIFPRYNSDDFVLRYEILKKDRKKENIVVYLLDLALLNDYIIDDMKDYGFVSIIPSFFVCREKKFLNHYFNFDISETTLVVTEYMNNNILDISTFKLSKSSFDNEEEVDIEDKYSIANSYLVNIEDDIEIIFTGNKINFDELDLTNKNYSYFEVESLDFTKYLNFLPDDIKNKYSFYYVNTKYLYALLIISIITVLSTIILYHNIHKSEEKLEQLEIESSNLEDEINEARSEMEEIEKQHKDLLEFIQKEEYKDFKISSLLEELSYLCPSGVKISSIEYDENKIFNIEGSTGKIDNVVKFLENITNSKNFKLYNYDYILRKENEIEFKLEIKYF from the coding sequence ATGTTTAAAAAAATTTTACCTTTAAGCCATATTGATGATTGTATTATAGATAGAGACATTAGTAAAAATACTATTCTCAATTTAGAGAATAAATTTTTTAGCATTTTTAAAATTCAAGTTGAAAATATTATAAATGAAGAAGATAGAATAGAAAAATTGGAGGATAGATTGGAAGTTATTTTTCCAAGATATAATTCAGATGATTTTGTATTGAGATATGAAATTTTGAAAAAGGATAGGAAGAAAGAAAATATAGTTGTTTATCTACTAGATTTGGCACTTTTAAATGACTATATTATTGATGATATGAAGGACTACGGTTTTGTTTCAATTATTCCTTCTTTTTTTGTATGTAGAGAGAAGAAATTTTTAAATCATTATTTTAACTTTGATATTAGTGAGACTACGCTAGTTGTAACAGAGTATATGAACAATAATATTCTTGATATTTCAACTTTTAAACTATCAAAATCTTCTTTTGATAATGAGGAAGAAGTTGACATTGAAGATAAATATAGTATTGCAAATAGTTATTTGGTAAATATTGAAGATGATATAGAGATTATTTTTACAGGAAATAAGATAAATTTTGATGAATTAGATTTAACAAATAAAAATTATTCATATTTTGAAGTTGAAAGTTTAGATTTTACTAAATATCTTAATTTTTTACCTGATGATATAAAAAATAAATATTCTTTTTACTATGTAAATACTAAATATTTGTATGCTCTTTTAATAATTTCAATTATAACAGTCTTATCAACAATAATACTTTATCATAATATCCATAAGTCAGAAGAGAAATTGGAACAGTTAGAGATTGAGAGTTCTAATCTTGAAGATGAAATAAATGAAGCAAGAAGTGAAATGGAGGAAATTGAAAAGCAACATAAGGACTTATTAGAATTTATACAAAAAGAAGAATACAAAGATTTTAAAATAAGTTCTCTTTTAGAAGAATTAAGTTATCTATGTCCAAGTGGAGTGAAGATTTCTTCAATAGAATATGATGAGAATAAAATTTTTAATATAGAGGGAAGCACAGGAAAAATTGATAATGTAGTTAAGTTTTTAGAAAATATTACAAATTCTAAAAATTTTAAGTTATATAATTATGACTATATTTTAAGAAAAGAAAATGAAATTGAATTTAAACTTGAAATTAAATATTTTTAA
- a CDS encoding type II secretion system protein GspD — MKKFTLIIFLILNTFIFPSALNRDIDIIDMPLHEVLAVLSKETGKNLICSKEAKDIVIDTYFNKGEDVNSVLQFLAESYDLSIKKENNTTIFMLQSEKNTKKAKIIGKITSNNIALKNAKIELKDLNKVVYTDNSGNFIIDNIPKDVYVCKISKKGYEERGEIIDTVKSINVLNVDLKENQNNYENKDISDDLSNSNFYEIDGKFYYTKTFSLFNVSPDEVSKILHETFGENIKVSTLSKVNKLVVSAERDILENAISIIEDIDKNPKQVKITSQILDISNNLFEELGFDWVYKQNVESQERNSLTAMILGKAGLNGVGSTVNIVRQFHNKSDVLSVGINLLEATNDLVVSSVPTLMIASGEEGEFKVTEEVVVGIKTHREDKKDRYSEPIFKEAGLIMKVKPFIKDNDYIILEISLELSDFKFKKNVLNLKDINSGTYNSEGGSKVGRGLTTKVRVKNGDTILLGGLKKSIQQNIESKIPILGDIPIISFFFKNTTKKNENSDMYIKLKVEIDE, encoded by the coding sequence ATGAAAAAATTTACTTTAATCATATTTTTAATTTTAAATACCTTTATATTTCCCTCTGCTTTAAATCGTGATATAGACATTATAGATATGCCTTTACACGAAGTTTTAGCAGTTTTATCTAAGGAAACAGGGAAGAATTTAATTTGTTCTAAGGAAGCCAAAGATATTGTGATAGATACATATTTCAACAAGGGAGAAGATGTAAACTCAGTTTTACAATTTCTTGCTGAAAGCTATGATTTATCAATAAAAAAAGAAAATAATACTACAATTTTTATGTTACAAAGTGAGAAAAACACTAAAAAAGCTAAAATTATAGGTAAGATAACTTCAAATAATATAGCTTTAAAAAATGCAAAGATAGAATTAAAAGATTTGAATAAAGTAGTTTACACAGATAACAGTGGAAATTTTATTATTGATAATATACCCAAAGATGTATATGTCTGCAAGATTTCAAAGAAAGGATATGAAGAAAGAGGGGAAATAATAGATACTGTAAAATCAATAAATGTATTAAATGTTGATTTGAAAGAAAATCAAAATAATTATGAGAATAAAGATATTTCTGATGATTTATCAAATTCAAACTTCTATGAAATAGATGGGAAATTTTACTATACTAAAACTTTTTCTCTATTCAATGTTTCACCAGATGAAGTTTCAAAAATTTTACATGAAACTTTTGGGGAGAATATAAAGGTGAGTACTTTAAGTAAAGTAAATAAATTGGTTGTAAGTGCAGAAAGAGATATTTTAGAGAATGCTATATCTATAATAGAGGATATAGATAAAAATCCTAAACAAGTAAAAATAACTTCTCAAATTTTAGATATCTCAAATAATTTATTTGAAGAACTGGGCTTTGACTGGGTATATAAGCAAAATGTTGAAAGTCAGGAGAGAAATAGTCTGACAGCAATGATTTTAGGTAAGGCAGGATTAAATGGTGTGGGAAGCACTGTAAATATAGTAAGACAATTCCATAATAAAAGTGATGTATTGAGTGTTGGAATAAATTTATTGGAAGCAACCAATGATTTAGTTGTGAGTTCAGTTCCTACCCTTATGATTGCAAGTGGAGAGGAGGGAGAATTTAAAGTAACAGAAGAGGTAGTTGTTGGAATTAAAACTCATAGAGAGGATAAAAAGGATAGATATAGTGAACCTATTTTCAAGGAAGCAGGATTAATAATGAAAGTTAAACCTTTTATTAAAGATAATGATTATATAATTTTGGAAATTAGTTTAGAATTAAGTGATTTTAAGTTTAAGAAAAATGTTTTAAATTTGAAAGATATAAATTCTGGAACATATAATTCAGAGGGAGGTTCTAAGGTCGGTAGAGGACTTACAACAAAAGTTAGAGTTAAAAATGGAGATACAATTTTACTAGGAGGATTAAAAAAATCTATACAACAAAATATAGAAAGTAAAATTCCGATTTTAGGAGATATTCCTATAATAAGTTTCTTTTTTAAAAATACTACTAAGAAAAATGAGAACTCTGATATGTACATAAAACTTAAAGTTGAGATAGATGAGTAA